From Gemmatimonadaceae bacterium, the proteins below share one genomic window:
- a CDS encoding Rieske (2Fe-2S) protein — translation MHDPCDLSTTDCHDEPTGGRRAFLRESLMAVAALAAVGVGADRLEAMQRVFLTGERVGDELRFPMPTADGATIDTANRVVIARYQGSVYAFDIECPHRGTDIEWQGENGRFFCPKHKSTFQPEGTLIGGKAERGLDRHPVRRDGDHIVVDTSVTIRSTDPEAWGSAKLAA, via the coding sequence GTGCACGACCCCTGCGATCTGTCCACCACCGATTGCCACGACGAACCTACCGGCGGCCGCCGCGCCTTCCTGCGCGAGAGTCTGATGGCCGTGGCCGCGCTGGCCGCCGTTGGCGTTGGTGCCGATCGGCTCGAGGCGATGCAGCGCGTCTTCCTGACGGGCGAGCGCGTCGGCGATGAACTGCGCTTTCCGATGCCGACCGCCGACGGCGCCACGATCGATACGGCCAACCGCGTCGTGATTGCCCGCTATCAGGGCAGCGTGTACGCCTTCGACATCGAGTGCCCCCACCGCGGCACGGACATCGAATGGCAGGGTGAGAACGGCCGATTCTTCTGCCCCAAGCACAAGAGCACCTTCCAGCCGGAAGGCACGCTGATCGGCGGCAAGGCGGAGCGTGGCTTGGACCGCCACCCAGTTCGCCGTGATGGCGACCACATCGTCGTGGACACCTCGGTGACGATCCGCAGCACCGACCCCGAGGCCTGGGGATCGGCGAAGCTCGCGGCCTAG
- a CDS encoding DNA topoisomerase IB: MPTDPHDEHIAAAKSAGLRYVTDAQPGITRKRAGSGWTFVSPKGKRVTDATERQRLLSLAIPPAWTDVWICADPRGHLQVTARDVKGRKQYRYHPKFRAERDESKFDRMLAFSAGLPRLRERIERDLALPGLPRRKLLATMVRLLDKTLIRIGNEEYLKANKSVGLTTMRRRHVAVDGHTLTFSFRGKSGVQHEIAVTDRRLARIVKQLQELPGQELFHYVNDDGERVSVDSGDVNEYLQELCEEDVTAKDFRTWSGTMLAARALRDAGQAATETEARRNVNAALDSVAKRLGNTRAVARKYYVHPAVIAAYHRGVAAPEPRRAKRGARPSAALRRDEVLVLQFLHDQLEAHT, translated from the coding sequence GTGCCGACCGACCCCCACGACGAACACATCGCCGCGGCGAAGTCCGCCGGGCTGCGCTACGTGACGGACGCGCAGCCCGGCATCACGCGTAAGCGTGCCGGGAGCGGCTGGACGTTCGTATCGCCGAAGGGGAAGCGCGTCACGGACGCCACGGAGCGGCAACGCCTACTCTCGCTCGCCATTCCACCGGCGTGGACAGATGTGTGGATTTGCGCGGATCCTCGCGGACACCTGCAGGTCACGGCGCGCGACGTGAAGGGGCGCAAGCAGTATCGATACCATCCCAAATTCCGCGCGGAGCGCGATGAGTCGAAGTTTGATCGGATGCTGGCCTTCAGTGCCGGCCTGCCACGCCTGCGCGAGCGCATCGAGCGCGACCTCGCCCTGCCGGGCCTCCCGCGCCGCAAGCTTCTGGCCACGATGGTCCGGCTGCTCGACAAGACGCTGATCCGCATCGGCAACGAGGAGTATCTGAAGGCCAACAAGTCGGTGGGCCTGACCACCATGCGTCGGCGGCACGTCGCCGTGGATGGCCACACGCTCACCTTCTCCTTTCGAGGCAAGAGTGGCGTGCAACACGAGATCGCCGTCACGGACCGGCGACTGGCTCGCATCGTCAAGCAGTTGCAGGAGCTGCCCGGACAGGAGTTGTTCCACTACGTCAACGACGACGGCGAGCGCGTGAGCGTCGACTCGGGCGACGTCAACGAGTACTTGCAGGAGCTTTGCGAGGAGGACGTGACGGCCAAGGACTTCCGCACCTGGAGCGGCACCATGCTTGCGGCCCGTGCATTGCGTGACGCCGGACAGGCGGCGACGGAGACCGAGGCGCGGCGCAACGTGAACGCGGCGTTGGACTCGGTGGCCAAGCGCCTGGGCAACACCCGCGCGGTGGCGCGCAAGTACTACGTGCACCCTGCGGTGATCGCGGCATATCATCGCGGAGTCGCGGCGCCGGAACCAAGGCGCGCCAAGCGTGGCGCACGACCATCGGCCGCGCTTCGGCGCGACGAGGTCCTGGTGTTGCAGTTTCTTCACGACCAGCTGGAGGCACATACGTGA
- a CDS encoding RNA polymerase sigma factor translates to MYALALRSVGGDVGAAEEVVQEAWVRAVERWDDFRGESARKTWLCGFVVRVGWERVRVEAAPLSDAELETTGAPDARLTGVFDRLDLERAIHALPAGFRQVLVLHDIEGYAHDEIAALLGIVPGTSKSQLARARRALRAALQP, encoded by the coding sequence ATGTACGCGCTGGCCCTGCGCAGCGTCGGCGGCGACGTCGGCGCGGCCGAAGAGGTCGTGCAGGAGGCGTGGGTGCGAGCGGTAGAGCGCTGGGACGACTTCCGTGGGGAGTCCGCACGCAAGACCTGGCTCTGCGGGTTCGTTGTCCGCGTGGGATGGGAACGCGTGCGCGTGGAAGCCGCTCCGCTCTCCGATGCCGAGCTCGAAACGACCGGCGCACCTGATGCCCGACTGACCGGCGTGTTTGATCGACTGGATCTCGAGCGCGCCATCCACGCGCTCCCCGCTGGCTTCCGCCAAGTCCTCGTGCTGCACGACATCGAAGGCTACGCCCACGACGAGATCGCTGCGTTGCTCGGCATCGTGCCCGGTACGTCCAAGAGCCAACTCGCCCGCGCGCGCCGCGCCCTGCGCGCGGCGCTTCAACCTTGA
- a CDS encoding homoserine dehydrogenase, whose amino-acid sequence MTTTVNLTLAGLGTVGGALVDLLDRHGPAIARRIGVRYTLRRVLVRDIQRPRSGSVCRSLLTDDVGEFLSTPSDVVVEAIGGTVEAAGIARTTLARGRRLVTANKALLRIDGPALAALARAHRDEGASLDFEAAVGGGVPIVRLLRESLGGHGLQRIRGVLNGTTNFILSRVERGLRFADAVAAAQRAGFAEADPSRDLAGADAADKIAVLAWLGFGVDPATLLVRTSGICEALAADAVRAAKRGRALRLVATATLVGEGVYASVAPRIVPAGHPFAQARDEHNLIQLESESAGTLTIAGRGAGGSATASALLADLLRHEETN is encoded by the coding sequence GTGACGACGACCGTGAACCTCACGCTTGCCGGACTCGGCACGGTCGGCGGCGCGCTGGTCGATCTGCTCGATCGGCACGGGCCGGCAATCGCCCGCCGTATAGGCGTCCGGTACACCCTGCGACGTGTGCTGGTGCGCGACATCCAGCGCCCGCGCTCCGGCTCCGTCTGCCGTTCGCTCCTCACCGACGATGTCGGCGAGTTCCTGTCCACGCCGAGCGACGTGGTGGTGGAGGCGATCGGCGGCACAGTGGAGGCCGCAGGCATCGCCCGTACAACGCTGGCGCGCGGTCGGCGGTTGGTCACGGCGAACAAGGCGCTGCTGCGCATCGACGGGCCCGCACTCGCTGCCTTGGCGCGCGCGCACCGCGACGAGGGTGCCTCGCTGGACTTCGAGGCAGCCGTCGGCGGCGGCGTGCCGATCGTCCGCCTGCTGCGCGAGTCGCTCGGCGGCCACGGCCTGCAGCGCATTCGCGGTGTGCTCAATGGCACGACGAACTTCATCCTCTCGCGCGTGGAGCGGGGCCTTCGGTTCGCGGACGCGGTGGCCGCGGCGCAGCGCGCGGGCTTCGCCGAGGCCGATCCCTCGCGCGACCTCGCGGGCGCGGACGCCGCGGACAAGATCGCCGTGCTGGCGTGGCTCGGATTTGGGGTGGATCCCGCAACGCTGTTGGTACGCACGAGCGGCATTTGCGAGGCGCTTGCGGCGGACGCCGTGCGTGCGGCGAAACGCGGGCGGGCCCTGCGCCTGGTCGCCACGGCAACCCTCGTCGGCGAGGGCGTCTATGCGTCCGTGGCACCCCGCATCGTGCCGGCCGGCCATCCCTTCGCCCAAGCGCGCGATGAGCACAACCTGATCCAGCTCGAGAGCGAAAGCGCGGGCACCCTCACGATCGCTGGGCGCGGCGCGGGTGGCAGCGCCACGGCGTCGGCGCTGCTGGCCGACCTGCTGCGCCACGAGGAGACCAACTGA
- a CDS encoding DJ-1/PfpI family protein: MSLRTRLLGLSAIALMIACGDVGDPPPLPPTPRVLMLVANDGFFFQEYYDPRAALEAAGVLIDVASVAGGTAVPHAGSYDGRFTGLAPAAVNLMGTLPLASIDVADYDALVIVGGWGASRYYYAYPGTFVDAAWQRSDPAANAVNAVIVEFVAAGKRILAVCNGVNVLAWARIPGVAGAESPLAGRNARAPWGSAPAQSDYLGSSYGESWTLDQACPWDPVAGSSCFRMGRFATDNGAIIPSVYESVPDAADPTDLARRDAIAEDGIYITVQDNFAARTGGQRLALRLSTALVRDR, encoded by the coding sequence GTGAGCCTGCGCACAAGATTACTTGGACTGAGTGCGATTGCCTTGATGATCGCCTGCGGCGACGTCGGCGACCCGCCACCGTTGCCACCGACGCCGCGCGTCCTGATGCTTGTCGCAAACGACGGGTTCTTCTTCCAGGAGTACTACGACCCGCGTGCGGCGCTCGAAGCGGCAGGCGTACTGATTGACGTCGCTTCCGTAGCTGGCGGAACGGCCGTGCCGCACGCCGGCAGCTACGATGGTCGGTTCACCGGGCTCGCTCCCGCCGCGGTGAACCTGATGGGAACGCTGCCGCTGGCCAGCATCGACGTGGCCGACTACGACGCGCTGGTCATTGTCGGGGGATGGGGTGCCTCGCGCTACTACTATGCCTACCCTGGCACCTTCGTCGACGCGGCGTGGCAGCGGTCGGATCCCGCGGCGAATGCCGTGAACGCCGTGATTGTCGAGTTTGTGGCGGCTGGAAAGCGCATCCTGGCCGTCTGCAACGGCGTGAACGTGCTGGCCTGGGCGCGCATCCCGGGTGTCGCGGGCGCCGAGAGTCCGCTCGCCGGCCGCAACGCCCGCGCGCCCTGGGGTAGCGCGCCGGCGCAGTCTGACTACCTCGGCTCGAGCTACGGCGAGAGCTGGACGCTCGACCAGGCCTGCCCGTGGGACCCGGTGGCGGGTTCGTCGTGCTTCCGGATGGGACGCTTCGCGACCGACAACGGTGCCATCATTCCGAGTGTGTACGAGTCGGTTCCCGACGCCGCCGATCCCACGGACCTCGCGCGGCGCGACGCAATCGCCGAGGACGGCATCTACATCACGGTGCAGGACAACTTTGCGGCGCGGACGGGCGGGCAGCGACTGGCGTTGCGGCTTTCGACAGCGCTTGTGCGAGATCGTTGA
- a CDS encoding mechanosensitive ion channel family protein — protein sequence MRSLLLGLALWGAPLVAQESDLDAAQESRQEIPGRPVDSSAVAAPVIVRGDTVLLITAASGAFTAAERADAIEARMLRLTRERLDSLTLAVGEQSTDILAGDLVLMSVTEQDAAAAGRSRAQLAQAYRVALFDELGRVSIQATLKAIAFGLLWTLIATAVLVVLLRLLRRGTERLETMVESRRDGRIPGVRIRTIELVSAQNVANVLTGTVRGLRVVGIITLLYFYLPLVLSFFPWTQRYSDRLVGYVLDPLGRVLGAIANYLPNLLFIAIIVFVARYALKVVRLVFNALGSGTLHLGGFEREWADPTYKIVRFLIIAFVGVVMFPYLPGADSDAFKGVSLFLGVLVSFGSSSAIANIVAGTVLTYTRAFNVGDRVRIGETTGDVIAKSLLVTRVRTIKNVDVTIPNAMVLSTHVLNFTALASGPGIILHTGVTIGYDVPWRQVHQLLTDAAKATKDVQAEPAPFVVQTSLDDFYVSYELNAYTANAKAMARVYGELHANIQDAFNAAGVEIMSPHYKALRDGNVVTIPAEHLAKDYVPPSFRVESTRNSP from the coding sequence ATGCGCTCACTGTTGCTGGGCCTTGCCCTTTGGGGGGCACCGCTCGTCGCCCAAGAGTCGGACCTGGATGCCGCCCAGGAGTCCCGGCAGGAGATCCCGGGGCGTCCCGTGGACAGCAGCGCCGTCGCGGCGCCGGTCATCGTCCGCGGCGACACGGTCCTGCTCATCACGGCAGCCTCGGGCGCCTTCACGGCCGCCGAGCGCGCCGATGCAATCGAGGCGCGGATGCTGCGCCTCACGCGCGAACGCCTCGACTCGCTGACCTTGGCCGTCGGCGAGCAATCGACGGACATCCTCGCGGGCGACCTCGTGCTGATGTCGGTCACGGAGCAGGATGCGGCCGCGGCCGGCCGATCACGCGCGCAGTTGGCGCAGGCGTACCGCGTCGCACTGTTCGACGAGCTGGGCCGTGTCTCCATCCAGGCAACCCTCAAGGCAATCGCCTTCGGCCTCCTTTGGACACTCATCGCCACGGCAGTGCTGGTCGTGTTGTTGCGCCTGCTGCGGCGTGGGACCGAGCGCCTCGAGACGATGGTCGAATCGCGCCGCGATGGACGCATCCCCGGGGTCCGCATCCGGACCATCGAGCTCGTGTCCGCGCAGAACGTGGCCAACGTCCTGACGGGAACCGTCCGCGGGTTGCGGGTCGTCGGCATCATCACGCTGCTGTACTTCTACCTGCCGCTGGTCCTCAGCTTCTTCCCTTGGACGCAGCGCTACTCGGACAGGCTCGTCGGCTATGTGCTCGACCCCCTGGGACGCGTGCTCGGCGCCATCGCGAACTACCTGCCGAACCTGCTGTTCATCGCCATCATCGTGTTCGTGGCGCGCTACGCGCTTAAGGTCGTGCGGCTGGTCTTCAATGCGCTGGGCAGCGGCACGCTGCACCTCGGCGGCTTCGAGCGGGAGTGGGCAGACCCCACGTACAAGATCGTGCGCTTCCTCATCATCGCCTTTGTCGGGGTGGTGATGTTCCCGTACCTGCCGGGCGCGGACTCCGACGCCTTCAAGGGCGTGTCGCTGTTCCTCGGCGTGCTGGTGTCATTCGGTTCGTCGTCCGCCATTGCGAACATCGTGGCGGGTACCGTGTTGACGTATACGCGGGCCTTCAACGTCGGTGACCGCGTACGCATCGGGGAGACCACGGGCGACGTGATCGCCAAGTCGCTGCTCGTCACCCGGGTGCGCACCATCAAGAACGTGGACGTGACCATTCCGAACGCGATGGTGCTGAGCACGCACGTGCTCAACTTCACGGCGCTGGCGTCCGGACCCGGCATCATCCTGCACACCGGCGTGACGATCGGCTACGATGTGCCGTGGCGACAGGTGCACCAATTGTTGACTGACGCCGCAAAGGCGACAAAGGATGTGCAGGCGGAGCCTGCGCCATTCGTGGTGCAGACGAGCCTCGATGACTTCTACGTGAGCTACGAGCTCAACGCCTACACGGCCAATGCGAAGGCGATGGCACGCGTCTATGGCGAGTTGCACGCGAACATCCAGGACGCCTTCAACGCGGCCGGCGTGGAGATCATGTCGCCGCACTACAAGGCCCTGCGCGACGGCAACGTGGTCACGATACCCGCCGAGCACCTCGCCAAGGACTACGTCCCGCCCTCGTTCCGCGTCGAGTCGACCAGGAACAGTCCGTGA
- a CDS encoding alpha/beta fold hydrolase, with protein MPTDFLAPSPADPTRPRYHAPIPLLPLDRGGVLRHARLAFHVDGEPSRTRDNVVLVLHALTGSADAAGDWWREQIGPGRAIDTTRWAVVSPNLLGSCYGSSGPHVPGCELFPALTVRDQARALRILLDQLNVQRLALVTGGSLGGMVALELAASFPGLVEQAAVFAAPATLGAGAIGWSHVQRRALDLGGEHGLALAREIAMLTYRTSRGLDARFARRSGDTAAYAVQDWLATHGQRLSARLPAVTYRALLEVMDSHDLAHGRVGIGERLRASGTRFTGIGIPGDIFCAPEDVRSWVDAAGGEYRELQSPHGHDAFLLEHEQVSAVLAEVLASTPQSPASRAQEVA; from the coding sequence GTGCCAACCGACTTCCTCGCGCCCAGCCCTGCGGATCCCACGCGCCCGCGGTACCACGCGCCGATCCCGCTGCTACCGCTCGACCGCGGCGGGGTCCTGCGCCACGCGCGCCTAGCATTCCACGTGGACGGGGAACCGTCAAGGACGCGCGATAACGTCGTGTTGGTGCTGCACGCACTCACCGGATCCGCCGATGCCGCGGGCGACTGGTGGCGCGAACAGATCGGCCCGGGCCGCGCCATCGACACGACGCGTTGGGCCGTGGTCTCTCCGAATCTGCTCGGCTCCTGCTACGGCAGCAGTGGGCCGCACGTGCCGGGCTGCGAGCTGTTCCCCGCGCTGACCGTGCGCGACCAGGCGCGCGCGCTTCGAATCCTGCTCGACCAACTCAACGTGCAACGCCTGGCACTCGTCACTGGTGGCTCGCTGGGCGGGATGGTCGCGCTTGAACTGGCCGCGAGCTTCCCCGGGCTGGTCGAGCAAGCCGCCGTCTTTGCCGCGCCCGCGACGCTCGGAGCCGGCGCCATCGGCTGGTCGCACGTACAGCGACGCGCGCTCGATCTCGGTGGCGAGCACGGGCTCGCACTCGCCCGTGAGATTGCGATGCTGACGTACCGCACCTCGCGCGGCCTCGACGCGCGATTCGCGCGCCGCTCCGGCGACACGGCGGCGTACGCCGTGCAGGACTGGCTGGCCACCCACGGCCAGCGGCTCAGCGCGCGGCTGCCGGCCGTCACCTATCGTGCCCTGTTGGAGGTGATGGACTCGCACGACCTCGCCCACGGGAGAGTCGGCATCGGCGAACGCCTCCGCGCGAGTGGCACGCGATTCACCGGCATCGGGATCCCGGGCGACATCTTCTGCGCGCCGGAAGACGTACGCAGTTGGGTGGATGCCGCCGGCGGCGAGTACCGCGAACTGCAATCGCCGCACGGGCACGACGCGTTCCTGCTCGAGCACGAGCAGGTCAGTGCCGTGCTCGCCGAGGTGCTTGCGTCGACGCCGCAGAGTCCAGCGAGCCGTGCGCAGGAGGTCGCGTGA
- a CDS encoding dihydrofolate reductase family protein, with protein sequence MADHRPLRYSINVTLDGCCDHRAVIPTEDTHRHALEGIARADALLLGRVTYQMMESAWRLSTRTVEMPAWTDPFAHTIDAARKYVVSNSLSWVDWNAELIRGDLADAVRKLKQQPGKGLATGGVTLPMALAELDLIDEYEFVVHPRIAGDGPSLFAGLSKSVDLSLVDRVELGSGAVVLRYEPRR encoded by the coding sequence GTGGCTGACCATCGCCCCCTTCGATATTCCATCAACGTCACGCTCGACGGCTGTTGCGATCACCGCGCCGTCATCCCGACCGAGGACACGCATCGCCATGCCCTTGAGGGCATCGCGCGGGCCGACGCCCTTCTGCTCGGCCGCGTCACCTACCAGATGATGGAATCCGCGTGGCGGCTCTCGACCCGCACGGTGGAAATGCCAGCGTGGACCGACCCGTTTGCGCACACGATCGACGCCGCACGAAAGTACGTCGTGTCAAACAGTCTTTCGTGGGTCGACTGGAACGCGGAGCTCATCCGCGGCGACCTTGCGGACGCAGTGCGGAAGCTCAAGCAGCAGCCGGGCAAGGGCCTCGCCACGGGCGGCGTGACGTTGCCGATGGCACTCGCCGAACTCGACCTGATCGACGAGTACGAGTTCGTGGTGCACCCACGGATCGCGGGGGACGGGCCGAGCCTGTTTGCGGGCCTTTCCAAGAGTGTCGACCTCTCGCTGGTGGACCGCGTGGAGCTCGGGTCGGGTGCGGTTGTGCTCAGGTACGAGCCGCGGCGCTGA
- the rocF gene encoding arginase — translation MANIRIIGVPMDLGASRRGVDMGPRAVRYTDLRERLAKLGHDVDDAGNVLVPFREDAARGAQRGARYLGSITDVCADVAARTRQALADGRIPVVLGGDHSLSAGSIAGAAAHLRGRGERLGAIWIDAHGDLNTPGTSRSGNVHGMPLAALLGYGDKAMVEITGTPPALQAQDVALVGLRDLDTAERNHIKKWKLSAYTMRALDERGLRTVMEEAIARITAETAGIWVSFDMDVIDPEEAPGVGTAVPGGMTYREAHLAMEVLADTGKLVGLDLVEVNPVLDERNRTAETACELILSALGKRIL, via the coding sequence ATGGCAAACATTCGAATCATCGGCGTTCCAATGGACCTCGGCGCGAGCCGCCGCGGCGTGGACATGGGTCCGCGCGCCGTCCGCTATACCGACCTGCGTGAACGTCTGGCCAAGCTCGGCCACGACGTGGACGACGCGGGCAACGTGCTCGTGCCATTCCGCGAGGACGCCGCACGCGGTGCGCAGCGTGGCGCCCGATACCTCGGTTCCATCACGGACGTCTGCGCCGACGTGGCCGCGCGCACGCGGCAGGCGTTGGCCGATGGGCGCATTCCGGTCGTGCTCGGTGGCGACCATTCGCTCTCGGCAGGCAGCATCGCCGGTGCCGCCGCGCATCTGCGCGGCCGCGGTGAACGGCTCGGTGCCATCTGGATCGACGCGCACGGCGACCTGAACACGCCGGGCACCTCGCGCTCCGGCAACGTGCACGGCATGCCGCTGGCCGCCCTGCTCGGCTACGGCGACAAGGCGATGGTCGAGATCACCGGCACGCCGCCGGCGCTGCAGGCCCAGGATGTGGCGCTGGTCGGGCTACGTGACCTCGACACCGCCGAACGCAACCACATCAAGAAGTGGAAGCTCTCGGCCTACACCATGCGCGCGCTCGACGAACGTGGACTGCGCACCGTCATGGAAGAGGCGATCGCACGCATCACGGCCGAGACGGCGGGCATCTGGGTCTCGTTCGACATGGACGTCATCGACCCCGAGGAAGCGCCGGGCGTCGGCACCGCCGTGCCGGGTGGGATGACCTACCGCGAGGCGCACCTTGCGATGGAAGTGCTGGCGGACACGGGGAAGCTCGTGGGGCTGGACCTCGTCGAGGTGAACCCGGTGCTCGACGAACGCAATCGCACCGCTGAGACCGCTTGCGAACTGATCCTCAGCGCGCTGGGCAAGCGCATCCTCTGA
- a CDS encoding 4a-hydroxytetrahydrobiopterin dehydratase, whose protein sequence is MARPSRLSESEIAARLATLPGWSRAGDAITRTFTFGGFPDAVAFVQRLVAPAEAREHHPDLDLRYNRVIVSLSTHDQGGLTTLDFELAALVDGAVEG, encoded by the coding sequence ATGGCCCGCCCTTCCCGCCTCTCGGAATCAGAGATTGCCGCACGCCTCGCGACGCTGCCCGGCTGGAGCCGGGCCGGCGACGCCATTACGCGCACGTTTACGTTTGGGGGATTCCCTGACGCGGTGGCCTTCGTGCAGCGTCTGGTCGCACCCGCTGAGGCGCGGGAACACCATCCCGATCTCGACCTGCGTTACAATCGCGTGATTGTATCCTTGTCTACGCACGACCAGGGTGGACTGACCACCTTGGACTTTGAGCTGGCCGCGCTGGTGGATGGCGCGGTGGAGGGGTAG
- a CDS encoding aminotransferase class I/II-fold pyridoxal phosphate-dependent enzyme: protein MHPETLAIRTQHPTSPAREHAVPLFLTSSFVFDDAEQARALFAEEIEGPVYSRYSNPNTDEFVRKLCLLEGADDGIATASGMAAVFTTIAALASAGDHIVAGRALFGSTHQLLTRVFPRWGITHTYVDGDDLGGWEAAITPATKLLFVETPSNPGLDLVDLAALGALAQQRGIPLAVDNCFSTPVIQRPLEFGASLVVHSATKFIDGQGRALGGAVIGRRDLIGSIRYLARHAGPALSPFNAWVLSKSLETLSLRMERHSANALQLAERLARHPSVQQLRYPYLPSHPQHALARQQMRWGGGVLTLTVADYETARRVIDALRLCSHSPNLGDTRTIVTHPASTTHSKLSEDERQAVGISPGLLRVSVGLEHPDDVFNDLAQALSKAATPVAARPSAPQSCPAP, encoded by the coding sequence ATGCATCCCGAAACACTCGCCATCCGCACGCAGCATCCGACCAGCCCCGCCCGCGAGCACGCGGTGCCGCTGTTCCTCACCTCCAGCTTCGTCTTTGATGACGCCGAGCAGGCACGCGCGCTGTTCGCCGAGGAGATCGAGGGGCCGGTGTATTCGCGCTACTCGAATCCCAACACGGACGAGTTCGTGCGCAAGCTCTGCCTGCTCGAGGGCGCGGACGATGGAATTGCCACTGCGTCGGGAATGGCGGCGGTGTTCACGACGATCGCGGCGCTTGCGTCGGCCGGCGATCACATCGTGGCCGGCCGCGCGCTCTTCGGGTCGACGCACCAACTGCTGACGCGCGTGTTTCCGCGCTGGGGCATTACCCACACGTACGTCGACGGCGACGATCTCGGTGGCTGGGAAGCTGCCATCACGCCAGCGACGAAACTGTTGTTTGTCGAGACGCCATCGAACCCCGGCCTCGACCTCGTGGATCTCGCGGCACTCGGCGCGTTGGCGCAGCAGCGCGGGATCCCGCTCGCGGTGGACAACTGCTTTTCGACGCCGGTGATCCAGCGCCCACTGGAGTTCGGCGCGTCGCTGGTCGTGCACTCCGCGACGAAGTTCATCGATGGCCAGGGGCGTGCGCTGGGCGGGGCAGTCATCGGACGGCGTGACCTGATCGGCTCGATTCGCTACCTCGCGCGCCACGCAGGGCCCGCGCTTTCCCCGTTCAATGCTTGGGTGTTGAGCAAGAGCCTCGAGACACTCTCGCTCAGAATGGAGCGGCACAGCGCGAACGCGCTCCAACTGGCGGAGCGACTCGCGCGACATCCATCCGTCCAGCAGCTGCGATACCCATACCTGCCGTCGCATCCACAGCATGCGCTGGCGCGCCAGCAGATGCGCTGGGGCGGGGGTGTGCTTACGCTGACGGTCGCGGACTACGAAACGGCGCGCCGCGTCATCGACGCGCTGCGGCTCTGCTCACACTCACCGAACCTCGGCGACACCCGCACGATCGTCACGCATCCGGCGTCGACCACGCACTCCAAGCTCAGCGAGGATGAGCGTCAGGCCGTGGGGATCTCGCCGGGCCTGCTGAGAGTGTCAGTCGGGCTGGAGCACCCGGACGACGTGTTCAACGATCTCGCACAAGCGCTGTCGAAAGCCGCAACGCCAGTCGCTGCCCGCCCGTCCGCGCCGCAAAGTTGTCCTGCACCGTGA
- a CDS encoding DUF1080 domain-containing protein, whose protein sequence is MSRPKPPVVSPAAADASAAPPADAIVLFDGRDLSRWRSAGGSPAKWRIVDGALEVVRGTGSIATADGFGDIQLHVEWRAVAPPRGEGQNRSNSGVFLMGRYEVQVLDSYRSETYADGQAAALYGQHPPLVNASRPPGEWQSYDIVFRRPRFAADGSVIEPARITMFHNGVLVHDGVAFQGATAHMRAASYAAHEDRLPLALQDHGDPVQFRNIWLRDLERRD, encoded by the coding sequence ATGTCTCGCCCCAAGCCGCCCGTCGTCTCGCCCGCGGCGGCCGATGCCAGCGCCGCGCCGCCGGCCGACGCGATCGTGCTCTTTGATGGCCGTGACCTGAGTCGCTGGCGCAGCGCAGGTGGCTCGCCCGCCAAGTGGCGCATCGTCGACGGGGCGCTGGAGGTCGTGCGCGGCACGGGCAGCATCGCGACGGCCGATGGTTTCGGCGACATCCAGCTGCATGTCGAGTGGCGCGCCGTGGCCCCGCCGCGCGGTGAGGGCCAGAACCGCAGCAACAGCGGGGTGTTCCTGATGGGGCGCTACGAGGTTCAGGTGCTCGACTCGTACCGCAGCGAGACCTATGCCGACGGTCAGGCGGCTGCGCTCTACGGCCAGCATCCGCCGCTGGTCAACGCCAGCCGGCCGCCCGGCGAATGGCAGAGCTACGACATCGTCTTTCGCCGTCCGCGCTTCGCGGCCGATGGCAGCGTCATCGAACCCGCGCGAATCACGATGTTCCACAACGGAGTGTTGGTGCACGACGGCGTGGCGTTCCAGGGTGCGACGGCGCACATGCGCGCCGCCAGCTACGCAGCGCACGAGGACCGACTACCACTCGCGCTGCAGGATCACGGCGACCCCGTGCAGTTCCGGAACATCTGGCTGCGGGACCTCGAGCGCCGAGACTGA